Part of the Cydia pomonella isolate Wapato2018A chromosome 5, ilCydPomo1, whole genome shotgun sequence genome is shown below.
ATACTTGATCCCCACTTGTTGCGATCATTAGTCATTGCTGGCGTTAGGCATAGCTCCGTTATGTCCTTGGAGATGGTTCTAGTCCAGTTGGTTGGTGACCTCTGCCTCTCTTGCCCTCGTCTATATCGttatatagaaaataaatgCTACATTTATAATGCAACCTGTAAAAGGGCGTTCGGCTGAGTACACTGCCGGATTATAGAGCGATTATACAGCGAGTAATCTGAATCAGTAATTGTCTAAGATAGTAAAAGATAGTCTGTCAACGCGCATTTGAACCAGTGTATGTGTTTGGTTTTGGGGAATGGAGAGGCTCAAAGTCGCACAAAGAGCTATGGAACGCAGTATGCTCGGTATATCTCGCTGCAATAGAATCCGAAACGAGGAGATCCGGCAACGGACCAAAGTAATAGACATTGGTCGGCGGATTGCTATTCTGAATTGGGCCTGGGAGGTGGAGCAAGCGTGTCCTAGTGTGGGGGCCTCGTACAACAAGTCCAGATCACAGACCTCCAAGTAGATGGGAGGATTATATCAAAACGATTGTGGGCCCACTATGGAGGAGAGAAGCAGCAAATCGGGCTGCTTGGAGGAAATTTGAAGAGGCGTATGCCCAACAGTGGGCGCATACTCGCTGAGGAAGATGTGTTTGGACCCATAAATTGTGACATTATGAGATATATTACATACCCGACATACGCGGCTGCCTTCTGCCAGTAAGGGCGCGACTCCACCTTATCCGACAGTGTCTGGACATAGTCTATGAAGAAACAGCAACACGGCGCTTCACACACGATGACTATGAAGCCCGCTAACATCTGCCAGATGCCGGCAATGAGGCACTGGACGTCCAGGAGGATGATGCCCAGGCAGTTGAACAGGCCGAGGATTATTGCAACTGGAACaatacaggaaaaaaaaaaaaaggtttaaaaaggttttaagtaagtaagtaagtaagtaaatattctttattgcaccaacaattatacattttacatacatgtaaaactacaaatgatttttaaaggaaaatagaaccaggtaacaacaggcggtcttatcgctaaaaagcgatctcttccagacaacctttaggtagcaggaaatttcgaactcatacaaaagttttaattaaggTAAAAGCCACTTGAAACGATCCGCGTTTAACCCTTCAATGGTCAagatttaaacaaaaaacacaATTCAAGCCTCATCAAGTTATCACATCCAGAAAAGTCCAAAAATATCTGCAtaagaaaaaacacaaaaagatGATGTTAAACGGTGGTCATTTTTgccatataatatttaatttaagtgtGCCCTAATACGATTTTCCACGTGATAAGCCACTTTACGCCGAGCCCTGCAACTATAGATTCCGTACTTAGTTTTCCATTTAATATACTTTCCCGGTATATAGCGCAATTTCCAAACTTTCATAAGCGGGTTTTGTTGCATATATTTAGAATTTATGGTTGATCACCAAATGCAGATGTAAGTCTACCTACAACTAGTGTAAGATTAAGTTTTTTGTGGATGGATCAAATAAGTTTTCGGTCAAAAActtcatttttaatacaaggTTTTACactaactgtacttttctttcaacagacAACAAATAGTCATCAAGATAATTTTAACAACCCCAACCATCATTagattgtgttgttttatcacagagtttctatggccaccttccagctccatcatcagatcagctccatgtcataataatattacattgtcatccaatttacatatgtacgcATATGTACGTAAGGTGTATGataagtccccaatccgcattgcgCTAGCGtagggactatagcccaagccctcttgCGTGTgcgaggaggcctgtgcccagcagtgggagatgtataggctgaattattattattgtaaccTTATCAATGCAAAGTCATGAGtctttaagattaaatattattgacCCAATTTTCATACAGATCATAAAATTCCTAACTATCagatgtgtttgattgtatcaGTAAGAATAAACAATAATTGTATGAACAAAGTTTATCTGACACTGGACAGTTGATGATTCATTCAACAGAGGACCAGATAAGGAAAGTAGATAACGAAAGAAAACATAAgtgcaaacaaacaaaaaacccacatcacaaaaaaaaattgtaaaaattgtgTCTGAAACCATGGGCGTAGGCAAGTACAGGCAGGCAACAAATTTCAGTAGACTTGAATTTAAAGTTAGTGTGGACTGGGTGGGCACTACGAGTAGAATAGATTTtagatgaaaatatttaatgagtTATAGAATTAGTTATTAAATGAGTGCAGGTTTATTATTGACCTGTTCTATCAAACAGTTAATGTTTTAAGGGAGATTAATTTTAAAGTACTTAACACCTATTTTGCCTGTATATTATGGGTCATATTGCCATTTAATAAGTGCAGAAAAATGCTAAATAACATGGGCATAGGCAGGTAGGAGCagagggggcagctgcccccctgaagctcaaattttacatacaatgtatgcccctctgccCCTCCCCTAAGCCTCTGGCGATATCAACTTGCCTCCTTCCTccccctagttcactggctggcaaCCCTCTTGCTAAATAATTCTAGACTAGTCTGAAACAATCAGGACTTTGTACAATAGCCAAAAGAGCCTTGGAAGCTAGCACCCAGGACATATTGTTTACTCCCATAGGGGGTGTTTCCACCATGAACGACAAAAACATACAGCCTAGAAAGTACTAATTCATAATGAAGATTCATTAGTACTTAAAAAAGTAATACAAATTGAGCTGTTTAAATGATCCAAtagataaagtaattaaatctttataaaaaaaaaacatttatttcagaccttggtccaggTGTTAGTTTGACTTactctaaaaattatattaaattattattgaaataaattaaacttacaatattttagggtttaaactggagccaggcacatacactagtaataactacatacactcatGTGAGTTATGTGTATGTAGCTACCACTGAGTGTACCCTGGTCCAGTGCACAAGAAGCTGACTGTCAAGCCTGTTAGCTATAATTGCCAggagactgtttttttttttatgagagtAATTAACTACAAATGATTGAGCTGCCCACAATTAAATCAAGAGCGCCAAATTTAAGCCTGtcaataaatacctactaaattaaaaaatatttattttcctaggCTTAATGGGTAACTGATAAGATAATGTGTAACAATTAAAACCTGTAGTTCCTAATGCGCACGGACTGTGAAAGGTGTTTAATAGGCGTAATATTACGAGGTATTACGTACTGAAACTGCCAACTGTGCCCAAGCCTCGACCAGCGTAGCGCATCCACCACGAAACATCGTCCTTCTGGACGTTGTCTCCGCCCGGCCGGGCCATAAGCATCGTAATCTTGTCTGTCAGCGACTGTAATCAAAGGGCACATGGTTCACGATTCTTCACAACACTTCAATATGGATTAATAGTAAAATTACGATCAATTATTTCTTACCATTTTCGAAAAATCAATTCACTGTCTGCCTGCCTGCCTTGTCACCTGTCACACAAACTACAGATAACAAAGAAAATAGCAAAGACAAAGAATAATGAGTTCTCATTGCgggaataaaacaaaaaagtaatattgCTATTTTAATGATGATGAAGAAACTTGAACAAttcatgtatttattatatcatattttCTGTAGACTAGTAATcgttacatatttatttgtatttgccAAAAGATGAGGGTAGGTTTTTCCCTGAATTTATCACTCTCATTCTGCTACAAAGAGAACAAAATTGCGTTTTGTTCTGTTACGCAGTATGTTTTTTAATCTAATTGATTTTTCATATATAGCTATTATAAACGGTTGTTATCATGTAGTATTAAATGGTTTTTATccaaaaatagattttatatatttttagactaATGTGACATTATTTCGTAAGTAAAGAATGGACCGAACaaaacgcttttaaaaaaatctatgtcGGTCGGCTTTGTAGCGGACGTCGTTTGTAATTTTACAAATTGCCAATTTTCTGTAAAAGTAGCAGAAGCTCTGCAAGTTAggaattttatttgaaattcatGTGGGCCTTTGATTAATATCAAAATGCAACCAACGACGATGCTTCCAAAGTTAGCAGATTCTAAGCAGACTATGTAAGTGAATAGTTAAGTTTTTTCTTGGAATGAGTGGGACGAAAAACATTGTTGCAGTTTTGCATAGTATTTTCACATTGACTAGACTAATCCTGAATTCCCCCAATGCCAGTTTATGtgttgtcaaaatattttgctCATAACCTGTTGAATATATGTATGAGAGAAATGGGTTCAAATGGGTACTTCAAATTTGCTTACAGTCCTGTTTGTCTTGGTGTAGCGGTTTGAGTGTTTAGGCTAAAACATAACTTATATTGCCATTGCATGCTTCTTAGACAATACCTGATCCCTTGAAGCATAGGCCTCCCTCAAAGTTCTCCAGTGTCTCCTCTTGACTCTATTATGACATCACTGAATTCATATTCTTCTTTACTTACAGATCTAAACATATTGCCAACAGCACAATAGTTGACTGCATACAATTCAATCAAGCCTAAATAGTTTGATATGACTCATTAAGCAAATCATCTAGTGTTAAGCCTTAactcctttgagtcctctgctgtaagacttaaataaataaataaatattataggacattattacacaaattgactaagtcccacagtaagctcaatgaggcttgtgttgagggtacttagacaacaatatatataatatataaatatttataaacacttaaatacatagaaaacacccatgactcaggaacaaatatcgatgctcatcacatgaataaatgcccttaccagactTGACTTACTTTTTCAGACTAGTCATTAAGTCGAAACTTGAGTCCTTATTGAGACCTAAGTCTTTTGTAAAGACTTGAGCACTTTAACCCTCAcatgtcttaaaaaatatatagtttaaatttgaactttagtAGTTATCAATAGAGTTGagtattataactgccatatattgCATATGAGGTAAAGGGTTAAAGAGAACTCTCAAACTATGtacaaaagttttctaaaaggCATTATCTCCACATTCAATTCAAGGGTTTTGcacaaattattaataaatgaaaatttacaTTTGTGTTGTTGTCGTCCATTGGTAGAGAGGGTGTTCGTAAGACATCACGAATTTTGAATGAATAATCTATTCTAAACACTCTTAAGTCTCCttcttattataaaaaaaaaatgcaataaattcATTCTAGTTGCAGTTTTCCAGTTTCTATTCCTTTTTTCAGATCATTTTCCGAAGGTGATGGAGTATGTAGTTCTGAAGTATATGCCAGTGAGGTGGTGGTGACCACCAATGCTGGCAACCACAACCATGGCAGCTCCAAGGTGAAACTGAAGAACCTGGTTGACTACAACTGGGAGCCCAAGTTCTACGCTGGCAACCTGCTGGCTGTCCATATGAGTGGGAAATACTTGGCTTATTGTATTAAAGGTATAACTTACAAAGCActcattaattaattttttaagaGATGTAATAAACAAACTCTATTTCAATATGTACTTTGCTTAATTTGCAATATACAGctatttgtcaaaaatatatcatcCCATGGCAGGAAGAAATCCCCAGCCCTGCAATAATGAGTTAGAATAAAGTTATTCAAAACTTAAAGCTTGTTTTTTGATGGCAAATTTATACACCTGGGCTCAACACTTAGGTGTATAAATTTGGAAGTTTAATCAGAGTACTAGTTCATTAGGCGGGCCCACACAGAGCTAGCATACGCGgaaggcaatttcctcacgcagcgcgcgcgttttcctcgcccgggcgcgccgcctcggccaaGGTATGTCTACACTGGCCATTTTGTGCACAAGGATGTTCACTCAGTGTGGACTGCCTattgaaacacaatttttatattttttctactcaaTGGGACTTGAACCTTGTTTTACCTTTAAAGACAAACACTGGTCCCATATTCGTTAAATACTACCTTGTTACCTTCAATTGACAGCTCCAAACACAATGAACCCTGGCACTTGGACGGGCATGGTGCGTGTGGTGTACAATCCAGAGATGGGAAATGACCGAAGAGCACTGATCAAAGGAATGAAAGGAGAGGTAACCtcgataaattaaattttctcgTAAATCCGTACctgaaaaaacggaacctttataggatcactttggtGTCCGttcgtccatctgtctgtcaagaccctttatgtCGGGAATGTGTAGAGGtgttcttcttctttccatcctgttacccccctgctggggtgtagggctcaaaccattttcttccactgactcaggtcctgggcagcttgggtaacctcctcccaccccatcaccaatacacccaactcttgctccacggaacggcgccaagtaaatttaaagcgaccatgtttccgttttccgggcatcttccaggtcagggccactctggataggtgggtgtcaggcttcctgaggatatgcccaatccaatgccatttgcgcgtttggatctccttgtgTACGGGTACTTGTCCGGtaattctccataagtgagcgtttgtgatccagtttGGCCAAAAGATGCGtagaatttgccttaagcatttgttcacaaacacttggagTTTCGTTGTCAGATCTTTGCGAACAAACCAGGTTTCGCACCCGTACGGTAACACGGCTTTTACATTTGAATTGAAGATCCTCACTTTAGTTCTTTTAGTCAGGGTAGAGGAGTTCCACACTGGTTTAAGCtggctgaattatttatttatttatcgtatggcattttttttttttaattactggatttaagttaaatattaatctaGTGATTAATGTTTGCACTCTTCAGATACTCGATGGCCCTTTCACTAAGGTTCGCGAGGTCTTCAATCCGTCCCTTGAATTTGGTGAGAGCCTCAGAGGGCATTCCAGAACAATGTGTTCGACCGTCTGCTCAGGGTCACCACACACACACTGAGGCGAGTCACACCAGCCCCATTTATGCCAATGATAGGCACAGTTTCCAACACCTGTTCGTATGCGGTTCAGTTGACTCCATACCCGGCGCGGTTTCTTCTTTCCAACACAAAGCTAGCTGGCTGAATGCTCGGGCTTTATGAATGTGTGGAGgtataaagttcaaattaaatACGGCTGTTTTTGCCGCAAAAATCGTAAATTTCGAAACACAAGAGAATCAAAATTTATTGGGTACTTGTTCTTGACCTAGAACTACGAAATTTGACTAGTCATATTGTCTTTCATTGCATATATAGGGAAAATCtgacaactcaaaatttgtaatTCTAGTTCTATTTGTACGgaggaaccctcggtgggcgagttcgactcgcactcgTCCGGTTTTTCAAGTAATGGTACAATTTGTCAACCACATATGTTTCAATAGAATCTCTTAGTATGTATTACGATTTATGGTTCAAATTGTTTCTTGTTTTGTATGACTTGTTCTCAAATGAATtaccaaacaaaaaaagaaaataataatattaagctaGATCCCCCAGGTCAGATATTTTTTCCATAATACTTGTCACACTGATGCTAATCCATGAGCGAGTCAGCACCATGCACATATATAGCAATGTCCCGTTTGCACACAGGCGCAGGGTCCGGCTGCTAACCCGAAacctaattataataattcCTGTTTTCTGAACAAAGCTCGTGTTTGCAGGTGCAAGACCTCGCGTTCGCGCACATCATGAACCAGGTGGTGCTGGCCTGCATTGACGAACATGGCAACTTCTACGTCCATGAGATTGAACTTACTGACAGTGGCCTCAGGTAAATACCCTCTGTGTGTCACAGTTTGTGTTTCCGGAAAATTGgatttaccaataaaaaaataactacaatAGAATCCGCTCATAATGACATCGGAGGAAAGTGACAAACACGTCATATCATATAAAGCAAAGTTTTACAActtcatatttttgttaagttttcCATAATAATCTCAAACTCCTTTGTGAGAGATGGGTTTTATTAAACTTGTAACAATTATCAACTTGTCACTGAGAATCAAAACTGCAATTAGTTACACGCCACGAACGCATCAAACGTCCTCGTAGGCAAAGACGTGGTGACGGCCATGAAAACCAGCTATAATATGTCGGTATAACCGGTCAGAATTTCATGAAAATAGGTCATAATAAGCGATTTGTCACTATAAGCCAAGTCATCTTATCCAACTTTGTtccaaaaaaaacatgaaaatccAACTTCGGACAGTAATTACGTCATAGTAAACGGTTGGTCGGTATAAGCGGAGTCATAATAAACGAATTCCACTGTACTTGATTTGACAGAAGCAAAGCATTAGAGAAAAATAAACACACTTCAggctttattttgtaaaaaatctaatttttcgAAAAATGTAGACTTCGTCACACGCATCATAAAACAAATTGATTGATACCTCATTTTCCAAAATCGGTTCATAAGTCTTGATTATGGTGAAACGCACAACACCAAAACACCCACATATACTGCTAAAGTCATAAACCTTCCTGTAGTAATTCATTACCAAATAGAATGAAGCTATCTTCAGCACACAGAACATTGAAACAACTCTAGGGTTGACAACGAACGGAAATAACAAGTAATTTAGTAAGTTTACAAACAAATAGAGCTGTTTaacgataagtccgcctgttgttacctgcaCTGTTATAGCCCAATGAATTCTctgtaacttttattttgtagtgtgcaataaagtattttattattatttgtctgtcttaccatatctcgggaccatggggtcccggacctttgggaggcatgcgtggggccgaagccaacagcgcagaggccctttaagacaaattaatctaaaagcaagggatacacgtggCAGATACCATCCCCGAGCGCACAACATCATACATCCGGAGTtggtccccgccaggtgcaaagactattgcagtgcaacacttttgtgctgcgatgagatctaaggtcataaggctattgatttgaaagttggatggactggataatGGGCTATGGGAGGAGACTAGCGGACACCTGCCGTGACAATCAGTCTTTCGGAATTGTAtaagacaggtggtgactcgccaactcattgaATGGGCCCCACAACGGCCGCACGCACAGTGCGACAATAGGGCAACACTTTGGAGCGGCTGTGAGGTTGTCGAGAGGTGAGTCTGCGGATGCTAGATCCCGGTAATCCGTTCAGCAGGCCGCcggcgttatgacattttacacttccaacctggagcataggtcccactcttgcgactccactctggccggccggtgaaGGCAAGTACAGAGGCGAGGGCCAAATAAAAGGGCCCTCTGGAATAGGGGTCTGCGGTGTCACCACTCATCGTCAGCTCGCCTCAAGCTGCCCCCgcgggtttattattattatagagctATCCTAACATCATTGTTTGTTATAGATGCACCCTGGCGTGTGAAATACGTGAGGAAGCGGGCACCCCCGGCGGGCCACATCGAGTGGTGTGGTGCCCCTACATCCCTGACGACCATGACGCTGAACCTGATGACGTGGCACGATTGTTGCTCACCACACACGAGAACAAAGGTACCCTAATGTAGATGCTTGCCCCTTGAGTTTCAAGGATTTCAATTTGCTAGAGTAAAAATGACCTTGTAGTCTTAAGTTTAGAGTTGAATTTTGGCTAACTCGATATCGCGTCCATAGGATTCGAGAGATTACAAcaacaatttatatttattagttatctTCCCTATTTGAATTTAACACTGTAAAATGTTACGAATTATGCAAAATTATGAGTAAGTATTTTCATATCAATAAAGTTTAAGAGAACAGTGTGTAATATGATCTTAACGTGGTTAACACATGATTTCGGTCCGCTTGCTGCTCTGAtgtgtgagcgagacaacgTTATGCACGTAATGGCTATGTCCCGCTCATCAATGTACGCCGCTCCAGTATGTGGGACCGCATATAATGTTTTGGGCAAAAATCAGTAAAACTTACTACTTTTTAGGGCTTCGTAGCcccctagaaacccttatagtttcgtcatgtccggttgtccgtccgtccgtccgtccgtggccttgttccgtgatcgttagtacgatttagcatggatacataaatcaagcatggcgacagaacggtaaaataaatacTTCGTTTTTTCCTAGAcaaaatgataaatatatttttttttgctttgaccaaatagtgtggggtgtcgttggataggtctttcaaaatgaataagGATCTCCGCAAACTATTTTTGGATAAAGGTAGTATTTTAGGAAATAACACatcgaaagaaaataaaatatatcccCCCCTATTCTTgctgaaccatgggtccaaaatttacgaaaaaatcgtgaaacgaaagcttagtaaatactttcaatcaATTTAGCGAACCtgatcggtctagccgttttttgagttattacaaaaaaaatctcttcttagtaaaaagacgtacaaagatCTGCGAAGGTActtccttatgcttgtaatgtacatgatacgtACTACTcgtaataggcgggtccacacagagcgaacatacgcgcgaggcaatttcctcgttCAGAAAACGGCCAGTGCAGACGTGCCCCGGCCGAgacggcgcgcgcgttttcttCGCCTGAGCCCGCCGCCTcgaccgaggcacgtctacactggccggtttgtgcgtgaggaaattgcctcgtgcgtatgctcgctctgtgtggacctaaTTAATAGCCCTCGTTTgacctgttctgacagaatggtatcTACGAAACCCTACCCgaaatgctcttggccgatttttttgcAGTTGCAATATGCCGTGGTTTGGCGAACCCCATTTAAGAGCATTGTTTATTTTCCCGTAGCCCGCATGTGGAACATCAGCGTAGTAGTGCGCGCGCTCGCGGGCACGGAGGGTgtgggcgcgggcgcggcgctgaCGCCGGCGGCGGGGCGCGTGGCGGCGGGCGAGCACGCGCAGCCCATCGTGGACGCCGCCTTCTCGCCCGACGGCACCGCGCTCGCCACCGCCGCGGCCGACGGGCTCGTCATGTTCTACCAGGTGCCTCTTGCTTTTTATAATCGACTATATTTAACATTTCAGACAAATCACTGAACTGGACTATATTGGTTTCATTATACTACACTTCAGTGAACTATAATGAATTCATTATACAATGTTTTTGTAACTATAATGAATAAAGGACATTTTGTCTTGCAGGTGTACACACATAACGAGAGCGCGCCGCGTTGCCTCCACAAGTGGCAGCCGCACGACGGCGCGCCGCTCTCTTGCCTCGCCTTCCTCGACAACCACAATAACACAGACACTGAGTAAGTCAGAATACAAGTTAAAACTTCCTTGCTATATTGATTGGTTATGCCTCGTTTTGCCTTTGgcattaaataatttttcgAAACCCCAAAAACGTATGATGTACTGAGAATAAACAACTGATTATGGGATCAACCGTAAGGACCCGGAAAAAATTATCTATGTTTTCGTTTGACAACATTTTCGAATACCACCcccgtatttatttatttatatgtatttatattcacATTCACAACATAATCATTCAAGGGCTTAGGCCGCtgactggacgcaagcggcgcacgtcgcggcgagcggcaaatcaaggtCATTCGTGTGTACATTCCGCTCGACCAAATATATGAATGGcctcaattgggtacttgacacatgttgaatattataatcaaatttagttaaatggatagaaaatgagccacccattataaaaaaaatggaatttaaaaagacatatttagattataaaaaatacaaagctctaaagtcaaaaaaataatgtattagaggcgtttcaaatggtcgagtgcgagcgtcagaatttaactctcatttctgacctttgtgttgcttaaatgccatgagtcctatatagacattaaatcctcagaaaaatcaagatcgattgacattatttacaaaaaaactgtcaagtagccaattttcAGCCGCGCGCTGCTTGCGTCCACTCCATGGCCTTACTGTAGGATTATgtcgatctttttttttttctttttttagcgTCCAATTCTGGAAATTCGCCGTGACCGGCGCGGAAAACAACACCATCATCAAGATCTGGTCCTGCAAGTCGTGGAACTGCCTCCAGACCATCACATTTACCCCCTCCTTGGGCGCAGAGACCTCCTTAGGCCTCAAGGTGAACCATTATGACTTGGAGAGGGCACTTCGAATCTTATttgcattattatatttattttagcttGAGGGCTTTACATTATCAAACACAtcctaaataatatattcccgttttcaaacgactacttcgcaagcatcttctgtcagaagaacttaaataaggttc
Proteins encoded:
- the LOC133518432 gene encoding calcium channel flower isoform X2; translation: MSLTDKITMLMARPGGDNVQKDDVSWWMRYAGRGLGTVGSFIAIILGLFNCLGIILLDVQCLIAGIWQMLAGFIVIVCEAPCCCFFIDYVQTLSDKVESRPYWQKAAAYVGLALPPFFLCFLSLSTWFGSGLIFATGVIYGMMALGKKGTRDDMAAMAAGGATPPGPQPQDHHATLMEDPDVWRPN
- the LOC133518432 gene encoding calcium channel flower isoform X1, which codes for MSLTDKITMLMARPGGDNVQKDDVSWWMRYAGRGLGTVGSFIAIILGLFNCLGIILLDVQCLIAGIWQMLAGFIVIVCEAPCCCFFIDYVQTLSDKVESRPYWQKAAAYVGLALPPFFLCFLSLSTWFGSGLIFATGVIYGMMALGKKASADEMRTSAATLEAGLPSSAPRAGLVPNEQPVSFTGVPGK